The following are encoded in a window of uncultured Pseudomonas sp. genomic DNA:
- a CDS encoding PDR/VanB family oxidoreductase, translating to MSGFIPVRVTDIRQVTPVIREVSLQPLGSALPAFSAGSHIQVLLPNGKRNAYSLLSDPLDTRHYRIAVRHQDDSRGGSRYVHEQLQVGDELRIAPPANLFPLHNEAHLHILLAAGIGITPFIPYCAELLRRGAPFELHYAYRGGVSDAYVAQLRELIGERLHCYDSPQQRLDLKYVLSNRPLGSHIYACGPQRLLDDLHQQAATLGWSDSRIHCEAFTAAQSGEPFSVQLLRSQQQLSVGADQSLLEALEAAGVEVPNLCRGGVCGQCQTAYLQGDVEHRDHFLSPEEQTASLMPCVSRGCGQPLLLDL from the coding sequence ATGAGCGGTTTTATTCCGGTGCGCGTAACCGACATACGCCAAGTCACCCCGGTGATCCGGGAAGTCAGCCTGCAGCCACTCGGCAGTGCATTGCCCGCGTTCTCGGCTGGCAGTCACATCCAAGTGCTGCTGCCCAACGGCAAGCGCAACGCCTACTCGCTGCTCAGCGACCCACTGGATACGCGCCACTACCGGATCGCCGTGCGCCATCAGGACGACTCGCGCGGTGGCTCACGCTATGTGCATGAGCAGTTACAGGTCGGTGATGAATTACGTATTGCGCCGCCTGCCAATCTCTTCCCGCTGCACAACGAGGCGCACCTGCACATTCTGCTCGCCGCCGGGATTGGTATTACCCCATTCATCCCTTACTGCGCAGAGCTGCTACGACGCGGCGCACCATTTGAGCTGCATTACGCCTACCGCGGCGGCGTCAGCGATGCCTATGTGGCACAGCTGCGTGAGCTCATCGGTGAGCGCCTGCACTGCTATGACAGCCCGCAGCAGCGCCTTGACCTCAAGTACGTGCTCAGCAACCGACCGCTGGGCAGTCACATCTATGCCTGCGGCCCACAGCGGCTGCTCGATGACCTGCACCAGCAAGCGGCAACGCTCGGCTGGAGTGACAGCCGTATTCACTGCGAAGCCTTTACTGCCGCGCAATCGGGCGAGCCATTCAGCGTGCAACTGCTGCGCAGTCAGCAACAGCTGAGTGTCGGCGCTGATCAAAGTCTGCTCGAGGCCCTCGAAGCCGCCGGCGTCGAGGTACCGAACCTGTGTCGCGGCGGCGTTTGCGGCCAATGCCAAACCGCTTACCTGCAAGGCGATGTTGAGCACCGTGATCACTTTCTGAGCCCCGAAGAACAAACCGCCAGCCTGATGCCCTGCGTCTCGCGCGGTTGCGGCCAGCCCCTTTTGCTCGACCTTTAG
- a CDS encoding LLM class flavin-dependent oxidoreductase, which yields MKFSLFVHMERYDEQVSHRQLFENLTELTLMAEAGGFSTVWIGEHHAMEYTISPSPMPLLSYLAGKTTTIRLGAGTIIAPFWHPIRVAGECALLDVISNGRMEVGLARGAYQYEFDRMAGGMPASSGGQHLREMVPVVQALWKGDYAHDGELWKFPTSTSSPKPIQQPGPPVWIAARDPDSHNFAVKNGCNVMVTPLMKGDEEVVDLMNKFETALSNNPDVPRPQLMVLRHTHVHSKDDPEGWKIGAQAISRFYRTFDAWFGNKQTPVNGLLPPSPEEKFKDRPEFELENIHKNTMIGTPEEIIARIKHYQELGVDEFSFWADNGLSHAEKKQSLELFIKHVVPAFR from the coding sequence ATGAAATTTTCTTTGTTCGTGCACATGGAGCGCTACGACGAGCAGGTCAGCCATCGTCAACTGTTCGAGAATCTCACCGAACTGACTCTGATGGCCGAGGCCGGCGGTTTCAGCACCGTGTGGATCGGCGAGCACCACGCGATGGAATACACCATCTCGCCGAGCCCGATGCCGTTGCTCTCTTACTTGGCCGGCAAGACCACCACCATTCGTCTCGGTGCAGGCACCATCATCGCGCCGTTCTGGCACCCCATTCGCGTGGCCGGCGAATGCGCCCTGCTCGATGTAATCAGCAACGGCCGCATGGAAGTGGGCCTGGCCCGCGGTGCCTACCAGTACGAATTCGACCGCATGGCCGGCGGCATGCCGGCCTCCTCCGGTGGCCAGCACCTGCGTGAGATGGTCCCAGTGGTACAAGCGCTGTGGAAGGGCGACTACGCCCACGATGGCGAACTGTGGAAGTTCCCCACCTCCACCTCTTCACCCAAGCCCATTCAGCAACCCGGCCCACCGGTATGGATTGCTGCACGCGACCCCGACTCACACAACTTCGCCGTGAAGAACGGTTGCAACGTGATGGTCACGCCGCTGATGAAGGGTGACGAAGAAGTTGTCGACCTGATGAACAAGTTCGAAACCGCCCTGAGCAACAACCCAGACGTGCCACGTCCGCAATTGATGGTGCTGCGCCATACCCACGTGCACAGCAAGGATGACCCCGAAGGCTGGAAAATTGGCGCTCAGGCCATCTCGCGTTTCTACCGCACCTTCGACGCCTGGTTCGGCAACAAGCAGACCCCAGTTAATGGTCTGCTGCCGCCTAGCCCGGAAGAAAAATTCAAGGACCGCCCAGAGTTCGAACTGGAGAACATCCACAAGAACACCATGATCGGCACCCCGGAAGAAATCATCGCGCGGATCAAGCACTACCAGGAACTGGGTGTAGATGAGTTCAGCTTCTGGGCCGACAATGGCTTGTCCCACGCCGAGAAAAAGCAATCTCTGGAATTGTTTATCAAGCACGTAGTACCAGCTTTCCGCTGA
- a CDS encoding isochorismatase family cysteine hydrolase, with the protein MRTNIAYLIIDMQQEDGFPLHNIETVIDNSAALIVAARAAGIPLIYTRHVNNADASNLPPGEPLDSSGRPASYCAGTRQVEILPRLAPQSGDRVIDKPRYSAFHASELDAQLKQLGVDRLMVSGVLTDACVLSTVLDAFALGYRVDLIVDACTSTTSAAHYSSLLIMANWVYAIELFSCQEYLRALRGEAFSSCKPSAPDLFAHQPDMLPQAIARLEASLQPQE; encoded by the coding sequence ATGCGAACTAATATCGCTTACCTGATCATCGACATGCAGCAGGAGGACGGATTCCCCCTGCACAACATCGAGACCGTGATCGACAACAGCGCCGCGCTGATCGTTGCTGCGCGCGCCGCCGGCATTCCGCTGATCTACACCCGTCACGTCAACAACGCCGACGCCTCCAACTTACCGCCCGGCGAGCCGCTGGACAGCAGCGGACGCCCGGCCAGCTATTGCGCCGGCACTCGCCAGGTGGAAATCCTTCCGCGCCTGGCGCCTCAATCTGGCGACCGGGTGATCGATAAACCCCGTTACAGCGCCTTCCACGCCAGCGAACTAGATGCACAGCTCAAGCAGCTCGGGGTGGACCGACTGATGGTCTCCGGGGTGCTTACCGATGCCTGCGTACTCTCCACGGTGCTCGATGCCTTTGCCCTGGGCTATCGGGTCGACCTGATCGTCGACGCATGCACCTCGACCACCAGTGCGGCGCACTACTCCTCACTGCTGATCATGGCCAACTGGGTCTACGCCATCGAACTGTTCAGTTGCCAAGAGTACCTGCGCGCCTTGCGTGGGGAAGCTTTCAGCTCCTGCAAGCCAAGCGCTCCAGACCTCTTCGCCCATCAACCCGACATGCTTCCGCAGGCCATCGCCCGCCTCGAAGCCAGCCTTCAGCCACAGGAGTGA
- a CDS encoding methyl-accepting chemotaxis protein, producing the protein MNIKQKLTLGFAVIACVPIILVAVLVILNLRSEARTAFLDSSAREIRQVDNAMQLFFEGISQNVEFLATQPQLKAVDSELKSYVSANAAGIPMGRQDQRVFDLFAGLASSHPAYAYLSLGTPEGGYVFWPGDPNLSNYDPRTRPWYQRAMAEPGKTLRTEAYYWADDDVVLVSTVRSFANRLGSQGGVMNIDVSLKQLTDIVKQIKLGDSGYLMLMEHNGTVLVDPSDPAHNFKKLDELGAAYAQLGTAEKGLVEIELDGQRYMANVWPSDKLGWRFVGLIRESEVMSAATRLTWFIAAIALVLGLLFACVGAYFAGLIVRPIRAVAGGLESIAQGEGDLTSSLAVRGSDETAQLAGWFNQFLGAIRELIQRIGQAATQIHRASSNSSTVAQEMAEAAMRQREAVDMVSTAFHEMVMTANEVARSCSQAAVSADNGQCQAHDGQRQIDAAVTSVNQLSHELAHSANAMQQLEQDSSEIQSILGTIRSIAEQTNLLALNAAIEAARAGEQGRGFAVVADEVRALAKRTADTTGEIDGLLGKLAQRTQQMGKQMHGSLDISQQTVSTINAASASFELIRESVDVIRDMNTQIATAAEEQHQVAEDINRHISQIHGDAQLVDTLASSTRDDAQRLTGLSEELSSLIQRFKT; encoded by the coding sequence ATGAACATCAAGCAAAAACTCACCCTGGGATTTGCCGTTATCGCCTGTGTGCCGATCATTCTGGTTGCCGTGCTGGTCATCCTCAATTTGCGCAGCGAGGCGCGCACGGCGTTCCTCGATAGCAGTGCACGGGAGATCCGCCAGGTCGACAACGCCATGCAGTTGTTCTTCGAGGGCATCAGCCAGAACGTCGAATTCCTTGCCACCCAGCCGCAACTCAAGGCTGTCGACAGCGAGCTGAAAAGCTATGTTTCGGCGAACGCCGCCGGCATCCCTATGGGCCGGCAAGACCAGCGCGTGTTCGACCTGTTCGCCGGCCTGGCCTCCAGCCATCCGGCCTACGCCTACCTGTCGCTGGGCACGCCGGAGGGTGGTTATGTGTTCTGGCCCGGCGACCCCAATCTGAGCAACTACGACCCGCGTACCCGGCCTTGGTATCAGCGCGCCATGGCTGAGCCGGGCAAGACCCTGCGCACCGAGGCCTATTACTGGGCTGATGACGATGTGGTGCTGGTTAGCACCGTGCGCAGCTTTGCCAACCGTTTGGGCAGCCAGGGCGGGGTGATGAACATTGACGTGTCGCTGAAGCAGCTCACCGATATCGTCAAGCAGATCAAGCTGGGCGACAGCGGCTACCTGATGCTCATGGAGCACAACGGCACCGTACTGGTGGACCCGAGCGATCCAGCGCACAACTTCAAGAAGCTGGATGAATTAGGTGCTGCCTATGCCCAGCTCGGCACCGCCGAGAAGGGTCTGGTAGAGATCGAGTTGGATGGTCAGCGCTACATGGCCAATGTCTGGCCTTCCGATAAGCTGGGCTGGCGCTTTGTCGGCCTGATTCGCGAGAGTGAAGTGATGAGCGCCGCGACTCGCCTGACCTGGTTTATCGCGGCCATCGCGCTGGTGCTGGGTCTGCTATTCGCCTGCGTTGGCGCCTATTTCGCCGGGCTGATCGTGCGGCCGATTCGTGCGGTGGCGGGTGGCCTGGAGAGCATTGCCCAAGGTGAAGGTGATCTGACCAGCAGCCTAGCGGTACGCGGTAGTGATGAAACCGCGCAACTGGCCGGTTGGTTCAATCAGTTTCTCGGTGCCATCCGTGAGTTGATCCAGCGCATTGGTCAGGCGGCGACACAGATTCATCGCGCCTCGAGTAACTCCAGCACGGTCGCTCAGGAAATGGCCGAGGCCGCCATGCGTCAGCGCGAAGCCGTGGACATGGTCTCTACCGCCTTCCATGAGATGGTCATGACCGCCAATGAGGTCGCGCGTTCTTGTAGCCAGGCCGCCGTATCCGCTGATAACGGCCAGTGCCAGGCACATGATGGCCAGCGCCAGATTGATGCGGCGGTTACCAGTGTCAACCAGCTCAGTCATGAGCTTGCACATTCGGCCAACGCCATGCAGCAACTGGAGCAGGACAGCAGCGAGATTCAGTCGATTCTCGGCACCATCCGCTCGATTGCCGAGCAGACCAACCTGCTAGCGCTCAACGCGGCCATTGAGGCAGCGCGTGCGGGTGAGCAGGGCCGCGGTTTTGCTGTGGTCGCTGATGAGGTTCGGGCGTTGGCCAAGCGCACCGCAGACACCACGGGGGAAATCGATGGTCTGCTCGGTAAGCTGGCCCAGCGCACCCAGCAGATGGGCAAGCAGATGCACGGCAGCCTGGATATCTCCCAGCAAACCGTCAGCACGATCAATGCGGCGAGCGCCAGTTTTGAGTTGATTCGCGAGTCGGTGGACGTTATTCGCGACATGAACACCCAGATTGCCACCGCCGCCGAAGAGCAGCATCAGGTCGCGGAAGATATCAACCGCCATATCAGTCAGATTCACGGTGATGCGCAGCTGGTGGACACACTGGCCAGCTCCACTCGCGATGATGCGCAGAGGCTCACGGGCCTGTCTGAGGAGTTGAGCAGTCTGATCCAGCGCTTTAAGACCTGA
- a CDS encoding ABC transporter permease: MLLTPNAMGPRLRIGLYLTTGLIALFLLLPIVFIVLLSFGSSQWLVFPPPGWTLKWYEQFFSNPEWMASVLTSFKVAVLTTICAVALGLPTAFALVRGRFPGRELLYGLFTLPMIVPLVIIAVAVYALFLKLGYTGTLFSFVVSHVIVALPFTIISIINSLKLFDQSIEDAAVICGASRMQAVYKVTFPAIRPGMVAGALFAFLVSWDEVVLSVMMASPTLQTLPVKMWTTLRQDLTPVIAVASTLLIGLSILIMVIAAALRRRNEVSA, from the coding sequence ATGTTGCTGACACCCAATGCCATGGGCCCGCGTTTGCGCATCGGCCTGTACCTGACCACCGGCTTGATCGCCCTGTTCCTGCTGCTGCCGATCGTGTTCATCGTGCTGCTGTCGTTCGGTTCCTCGCAGTGGCTGGTGTTCCCGCCGCCGGGCTGGACGCTGAAATGGTACGAGCAATTCTTCTCCAATCCGGAGTGGATGGCCTCGGTGCTGACCAGTTTCAAGGTCGCCGTACTAACCACCATTTGCGCCGTGGCTCTCGGTCTGCCGACCGCTTTTGCCCTAGTACGCGGGCGTTTCCCGGGCCGCGAGTTGCTCTACGGCCTGTTCACCCTACCGATGATCGTGCCCCTGGTGATCATCGCAGTGGCGGTGTACGCGTTGTTTCTCAAGCTGGGCTACACCGGCACGCTGTTTTCCTTCGTGGTCAGCCACGTCATCGTCGCGCTGCCGTTTACCATCATCTCGATCATCAACTCGCTGAAGCTGTTCGATCAATCGATTGAGGATGCAGCGGTAATCTGCGGCGCCTCGCGCATGCAGGCGGTGTACAAGGTGACCTTTCCGGCAATCCGTCCCGGCATGGTCGCCGGTGCGCTGTTCGCCTTCCTGGTGTCATGGGATGAGGTGGTGCTCAGCGTGATGATGGCCAGCCCGACCCTGCAGACCCTGCCGGTGAAAATGTGGACCACCCTACGCCAGGATCTGACCCCGGTGATCGCCGTCGCCTCGACGCTGCTGATCGGCCTGTCCATCCTAATAATGGTGATCGCCGCTGCCCTGCGCCGGCGCAATGAAGTCAGCGCCTGA
- a CDS encoding dimethylamine monooxygenase subunit DmmA family protein produces the protein MSTTAKQFPTSVPRYCRSEPSPMATHHLLVSQGRNCTEQARIVASLGSTSVPMAHLTLTDFASSADLQRAMLSTLREAKVGLRIYLLGDEDFIWPLHALARVAGLQPEEIEVVPSASGGHAIYCVHCSTTQHGALESPHTCTECGVVLEIRQHFSRRLGAYLGVCADARQPFAPVQA, from the coding sequence ATGAGCACTACAGCCAAACAGTTTCCCACCAGCGTACCGCGCTATTGCCGCAGTGAACCCAGCCCGATGGCGACTCATCACCTGCTGGTTTCGCAGGGCAGAAACTGCACCGAGCAGGCTCGCATCGTCGCCAGCCTAGGCAGCACGTCGGTACCTATGGCTCATCTGACTTTGACTGACTTCGCCAGCTCAGCCGACCTGCAACGCGCCATGCTCAGCACATTGCGCGAAGCCAAAGTGGGTTTGCGCATTTACTTATTGGGCGATGAAGACTTTATTTGGCCGCTGCACGCACTGGCCCGTGTGGCCGGTTTGCAACCTGAAGAGATTGAGGTGGTGCCGAGTGCCAGTGGCGGTCATGCCATCTACTGCGTGCATTGCTCAACCACCCAACATGGCGCCCTCGAAAGCCCCCACACCTGTACAGAATGTGGCGTGGTGCTTGAGATTCGCCAGCATTTTTCCAGGCGCCTGGGTGCTTATCTCGGCGTTTGCGCCGACGCTCGCCAGCCTTTTGCGCCGGTGCAAGCATGA
- a CDS encoding flavin reductase family protein: MIDANAYKQVMGSFPSGVTVITTLDDNGDIVGMTASAFSSLSMDPPLVLFCPNYNSDSYPALIKSKRFAIHFLSAEQQSEAYAFARKGSDKAQGIEWSLSELGNPVLRNATAIIECELWREYEGGDHAILVGAVKNLIVPEQEVIPMIYCRGKMGALQAFA, encoded by the coding sequence ATGATCGATGCAAATGCCTATAAACAAGTCATGGGCTCTTTTCCCTCTGGCGTGACCGTGATCACCACCCTGGACGACAACGGTGACATCGTCGGCATGACGGCCAGCGCGTTCAGCTCTTTATCGATGGATCCGCCGCTGGTGCTGTTCTGCCCCAATTACAACTCTGACTCCTACCCGGCGCTAATCAAGAGCAAGCGTTTCGCCATTCACTTTCTCTCGGCCGAGCAGCAAAGCGAAGCCTATGCCTTCGCCCGCAAGGGCAGCGACAAGGCGCAAGGCATCGAGTGGAGCCTCAGCGAGCTGGGTAACCCGGTGCTGCGCAATGCCACGGCAATCATCGAGTGCGAGCTGTGGCGTGAATATGAAGGCGGCGACCATGCCATCCTCGTAGGTGCGGTAAAGAACCTGATCGTGCCGGAGCAGGAAGTAATTCCGATGATCTATTGCCGCGGCAAAATGGGCGCCCTGCAAGCCTTCGCTTAA
- a CDS encoding LuxR C-terminal-related transcriptional regulator gives MTNASLLLSATRPQRVVPPEVLPGELTERESQTLGLIANGLNNKQIARELGISDGTVKIYVRNLLRKFRLTSRLELATWVHRSDASVQPLPVQNPSVKHVANPMAGIGGLIDELPGLIYRGDNQRNWPMQYVSAGCKDLTGYSPDYLSNNPEHHYGALILPEYVDYIWYCVQYALLRNEPYQLNYRIRCADGQIKAVWEKGVGVYSATGEVLGVEGAIFEVHGDGCRS, from the coding sequence ATGACCAACGCCAGTCTGTTGCTATCCGCCACGCGGCCACAGCGTGTTGTGCCACCCGAGGTGTTGCCGGGCGAACTGACCGAGCGTGAAAGCCAGACACTGGGCTTGATTGCCAATGGCTTGAACAACAAACAAATTGCCCGCGAATTGGGTATCAGTGATGGCACGGTAAAAATTTACGTGCGCAACCTGCTACGCAAATTCCGTCTGACTTCGCGCCTGGAACTGGCAACGTGGGTGCATCGCAGCGATGCCAGCGTCCAACCACTGCCAGTGCAGAACCCGAGCGTTAAGCACGTAGCCAATCCAATGGCGGGTATTGGCGGGCTGATTGATGAGCTACCCGGATTGATCTACCGGGGTGACAACCAGCGTAACTGGCCGATGCAATATGTCAGTGCCGGCTGTAAGGACCTGACGGGTTATTCGCCTGATTATTTATCGAATAACCCTGAGCATCACTATGGCGCGCTGATCCTTCCCGAATACGTGGATTACATCTGGTATTGCGTGCAGTACGCATTGCTGCGCAATGAGCCCTACCAACTGAACTACCGCATCCGCTGCGCTGATGGTCAGATCAAAGCGGTGTGGGAGAAGGGCGTAGGCGTCTACTCGGCGACCGGAGAAGTTCTCGGGGTAGAGGGCGCCATCTTTGAAGTTCACGGGGACGGCTGCAGGAGCTGA
- a CDS encoding polyamine ABC transporter substrate-binding protein, with protein MVLNKSAKALVAAGFIMLGGNTAVAADSMNFVSWGGSTQDAQKQAWAEPFSEASGIRVVQDGPTDYGKLKAMVESGNVQWDVVDVEADFALRAASEGLLEPLDFSVIQRETIDPRFVSDHGVGSFYFSFVLGYNQGKVGGNTPQDWTALFDTSTYPGKRALYKWASPGVLELALLADGVAADKLYPLDLARAFKKLDTIKQDIVWWGGGAQSQQLLASGEASLGQFWNGRIYALQQDGAPVGVSWKQNLVMADFLVIPKGAKNKDAAMKFLANASSAKGQADFANLTAYAPVNVGSVEMLNADLAPNLPTAHVKDQVNLDYAYWAKNGEAISAQWNEWLLK; from the coding sequence ATGGTGTTGAATAAAAGTGCAAAAGCGTTAGTAGCCGCAGGCTTTATAATGCTCGGTGGTAACACCGCTGTCGCCGCAGACAGCATGAACTTCGTCAGCTGGGGTGGTAGCACCCAAGACGCACAGAAGCAGGCCTGGGCTGAACCCTTCAGCGAAGCCAGCGGCATCCGCGTAGTACAGGACGGGCCAACTGACTACGGCAAGCTCAAGGCCATGGTCGAAAGCGGCAACGTGCAATGGGACGTGGTCGACGTAGAGGCTGACTTCGCCCTGCGCGCAGCCAGCGAAGGCTTGCTCGAACCCCTGGACTTCAGCGTGATCCAGCGCGAAACCATTGACCCGCGCTTCGTCTCCGACCACGGCGTCGGTTCCTTCTACTTCTCCTTCGTGCTGGGCTACAACCAGGGCAAGGTCGGTGGCAATACGCCGCAAGACTGGACCGCGCTGTTCGACACCAGTACCTACCCTGGCAAGCGCGCGCTGTACAAGTGGGCCAGCCCTGGCGTACTGGAACTGGCCTTGCTCGCCGACGGCGTAGCAGCCGACAAGCTCTACCCACTGGACCTCGCACGCGCCTTCAAGAAACTCGACACCATCAAACAAGACATCGTCTGGTGGGGCGGCGGCGCACAGTCGCAGCAGTTGTTGGCCTCCGGTGAGGCCAGCCTCGGTCAGTTCTGGAATGGCCGCATTTATGCACTGCAGCAGGATGGCGCTCCGGTTGGGGTAAGTTGGAAGCAGAACCTGGTCATGGCCGATTTCCTGGTCATCCCCAAGGGCGCGAAGAACAAGGACGCGGCGATGAAATTCCTGGCCAACGCCAGCAGCGCCAAAGGCCAAGCCGACTTCGCCAACCTCACCGCCTATGCCCCGGTCAACGTCGGCAGCGTCGAAATGCTGAACGCCGACCTGGCCCCAAACCTGCCGACCGCCCACGTCAAAGATCAGGTCAACCTCGACTACGCCTACTGGGCCAAGAACGGTGAGGCCATCTCCGCTCAGTGGAACGAATGGTTGCTGAAATAA
- a CDS encoding cytosine permease translates to MNVEKRSIDFIPENERYGKPGSLFYIWFGANMNITTIASGVLPVAIGLNLFWSAVAIILGSLIGAIFMASHSAQGPKLGIPQMIQSRAQFGVIGAVLPLLFVMLIYLGFFVSNTLLAAQAIESVSPLNGNGNIYLIGALCFVVALYGYRLIHRLQKVLSCLSILVFLIASALALGLPIPAEQWSPAGFSLAKFLVAVSIAVTWQLSYAPYVADYSRYLPTSTRTSQVFWYSYAGTVLGGGWMMILGAVLSVAISGFSDNVGSHLAQMFGPAAVLMFVFIVYGQVAINVFNLYGAFMSTITVIEPFSRLRVTPSVRGVFMLLISIIATALCTISQDNFIDYFLNFIFFMSYFLIPWTAINLVDYYLVRKGNYCVPDIFDLNGRYGRVNLVACGSFILAILLEVPFMNTTLYVGPIATALDGIDLAWVIGLLVPALTYYFAMKRGSVVKLEQELTS, encoded by the coding sequence ATGAATGTCGAAAAACGCAGCATCGATTTCATTCCCGAAAACGAACGCTATGGCAAACCCGGCTCGCTGTTCTACATCTGGTTCGGCGCCAACATGAACATCACCACCATCGCCTCCGGCGTGTTGCCCGTGGCCATCGGCCTAAACCTGTTCTGGAGCGCCGTAGCGATCATTCTCGGCTCCCTGATCGGCGCCATCTTCATGGCGTCCCACTCGGCACAAGGCCCCAAGCTGGGAATCCCGCAGATGATCCAGAGCCGTGCTCAGTTCGGCGTGATCGGCGCAGTGCTGCCATTGCTGTTCGTGATGCTCATCTACCTGGGCTTCTTCGTCAGTAACACCTTGCTGGCCGCCCAGGCCATCGAGTCGGTCAGCCCCCTGAACGGTAATGGCAACATCTACCTGATCGGCGCGTTGTGCTTCGTCGTGGCGCTCTACGGCTACCGGCTGATTCACCGTCTGCAAAAGGTGCTGTCGTGCCTTTCCATCCTGGTATTTCTGATCGCCTCGGCGCTCGCCCTCGGCCTGCCAATCCCCGCTGAGCAATGGTCGCCTGCCGGTTTCTCGCTAGCGAAGTTCCTCGTGGCAGTGAGCATCGCCGTCACCTGGCAGCTCTCTTACGCGCCCTATGTGGCGGACTACTCGCGATATCTGCCGACTTCTACGCGAACCTCTCAGGTGTTCTGGTACAGCTACGCCGGTACCGTGTTAGGTGGGGGCTGGATGATGATTCTCGGCGCAGTACTCAGCGTGGCCATCAGCGGTTTCTCCGACAACGTTGGTAGCCACCTGGCGCAAATGTTCGGGCCTGCTGCGGTGCTGATGTTCGTCTTCATCGTCTACGGCCAGGTGGCGATCAACGTGTTCAATCTGTACGGCGCCTTCATGTCGACTATCACGGTGATCGAACCCTTCTCGCGCCTGCGCGTGACGCCCAGCGTGCGGGGTGTGTTCATGCTCCTCATCAGCATCATCGCCACGGCGCTGTGCACCATCAGCCAAGATAACTTTATCGATTACTTCCTCAACTTCATCTTCTTCATGAGCTACTTCCTCATTCCCTGGACTGCCATCAACCTGGTCGACTACTACTTGGTGAGGAAAGGCAACTACTGCGTGCCAGACATCTTCGACCTGAACGGTCGCTATGGACGGGTAAATCTGGTGGCCTGCGGCAGCTTTATTCTGGCCATCCTGCTGGAAGTGCCGTTTATGAATACGACCCTCTATGTCGGCCCCATCGCCACTGCCCTGGATGGTATCGACCTGGCCTGGGTCATAGGCTTGCTGGTCCCTGCCCTGACCTATTACTTCGCAATGAAGCGCGGCTCAGTGGTGAAGCTTGAGCAGGAACTAACCTCCTAA
- a CDS encoding ABC transporter ATP-binding protein gives MSAVLKDSAHANQQSLVSLRNLNKYYGDFAAVDNISLEIKEGEFLTFLGSSGSGKSTTLSMLAGFETPTSGEIQVEGKSLIKVPPHKRDIGMVFQRYSLFPHLSVRDNIAFPLTLRKLPVAERERQVDAMLKLVQLDDFAHRRPAQLSGGQQQRVAIARALVYEPRILLMDEPLGALDKKLREELQDELRHLHRRLGITIVYVTHDQEEAMRLSQRIAIFSHGKIVGLGSGYDLYQNPPNAFVASFLGNSNFLKVKAQSNVSAQFASQSVAIRPTAGVQAAQELLLMVRPEKAQALTLSQASSEPLASGWNEISATVNEVVFLGESLTYNVITPCGTALIVKALSGNLQPLHAGTEVRVRWAAADACVYSEWDESDLSKTAGAH, from the coding sequence ATGAGCGCAGTACTCAAAGATTCCGCCCACGCCAATCAACAATCCTTGGTCAGCCTACGCAACCTGAACAAGTACTACGGCGACTTCGCCGCGGTAGACAACATCTCTCTGGAGATTAAGGAAGGTGAATTCCTCACCTTCCTCGGTTCCAGCGGCTCTGGCAAAAGCACCACCCTGTCGATGCTCGCCGGCTTCGAAACGCCGACCTCTGGTGAAATCCAGGTCGAAGGCAAGTCGCTGATCAAAGTACCGCCGCACAAGCGCGACATTGGCATGGTGTTCCAGCGTTACTCGCTGTTCCCGCACCTGAGCGTACGCGACAACATCGCCTTCCCTCTGACCCTGCGCAAACTACCGGTCGCCGAACGTGAGCGCCAAGTCGACGCCATGCTCAAGCTGGTGCAACTGGATGACTTCGCCCATCGCCGTCCGGCTCAGCTTTCCGGCGGCCAGCAGCAACGTGTGGCGATTGCCCGCGCGCTGGTCTATGAGCCACGCATACTGCTAATGGACGAACCGCTTGGCGCCCTCGACAAGAAACTGCGCGAGGAACTGCAGGACGAACTGCGCCACCTGCACCGGCGCCTCGGCATCACCATCGTCTACGTGACCCACGACCAAGAAGAAGCCATGCGCCTGTCGCAGCGCATCGCCATCTTCAGTCACGGCAAGATCGTCGGCCTGGGCAGCGGTTATGACCTCTACCAGAACCCACCGAATGCCTTCGTCGCCTCCTTCCTGGGTAACTCCAACTTTCTTAAGGTCAAAGCGCAAAGCAATGTGAGCGCGCAATTTGCTAGCCAGTCTGTGGCCATCCGCCCCACCGCAGGCGTGCAAGCGGCTCAAGAACTGCTGCTGATGGTACGCCCGGAAAAAGCCCAGGCCCTGACCCTTTCTCAGGCGAGCAGTGAACCGCTGGCGAGCGGCTGGAACGAGATCAGCGCGACCGTCAACGAAGTGGTCTTCCTCGGTGAAAGCCTGACGTACAACGTAATCACGCCTTGCGGCACAGCACTCATCGTCAAAGCCCTGTCCGGCAACCTGCAGCCACTGCACGCCGGCACAGAAGTTCGCGTGCGCTGGGCAGCGGCGGATGCCTGCGTCTACAGCGAGTGGGACGAAAGCGACCTAAGCAAGACCGCTGGCGCCCACTAA